In Triticum urartu cultivar G1812 chromosome 6, Tu2.1, whole genome shotgun sequence, the following proteins share a genomic window:
- the LOC125516537 gene encoding putative F-box/LRR-repeat protein At5g02700, which produces MGQRESHEATGHDNTADEFISGLPDDILGTIISLLPTKDGGRTSALSRRWRYLWCSTPLNLEVRTQPRGVHIPTSYVHPAVVSKELDISYHRFHQTYPLPPSTLCSIATLLIAKIGNCVFPNKIVSSLNFPFLMQLTLFYISFSVDGFHRLLSGCHALESLDMSDVRGVGCLHVSSRTLRSIGFHDSASKKAELVIEDAPRLVRLLLPFGFLDYDCVSIRVIRVPKLEILGPFLPVLSKLLVSQEIHPISFANCMRTVKVLSLRSFGLELDAVLNILGWFPFLEKLYIIFHKHKEMNNENEHRYDPLHPIECLETHLKKVVFKSFVGHDKQVNFPTFFILNAKEIHPISFQTACAL; this is translated from the exons ATGGGCCAGCGAGAATCCCATGAAGCCACGGGCCACGATAACACCGCCGATGAATTCATCAGCGGGCTACCCGACGACATCCTCGGCACCATAATCTcccttctccccaccaaggacgGCGGTCGCACATCGGCCCTCTCCCGCCGATGGCGCTATCTGTGGTGCTCCACGCCTCTCAACCTCGAGGTTCGCACTCAACCCCGTGGTGTCCACATCCCCACCTCCTATGTCCACCCCGCAGTCGTCTCCAAG GAGCTCGATATCAGCTACCATCGGTTCCATCAGACATACCCGCTGCCGCCATCCACACTCTGCTCTATAGCCACCCTCCTCATTGCCAAGATCGGCAATTGTGTTTTCCCCAACAAGATTGTGTCATCCTTGAACTTTCCCTTCCTCATGCAGCTCACCCTATTTTACATTTCCTTCTCAGTGGACGGCTTCCACAGATTGCTCTCTGGATGCCATGCCTTGGAGAGCTTAGACATGTCTGATGTTCGTGGTGTGGGTTGCCTCCATGTTAGCTCACGAACTCTTAGGAGCATCGGTTTCCATGACAGTGCTAGTAAAAAAGCAGAACTAGTCATCGAGGATGCTCCTCGCCTTGTGAGGTTACTACTACCTTTTGGTTTCCTTGATTATGATTGTGTATCTATCCGGGTAATTAGAGTGCCTAAATTGGAGATATTGGGCCCTTTCTTGCCTGTATTATCCAAGCTACTGGTGTCCCAG GAAATACACCCAATTAGCTTTGCAAACTGCATGCGCACTGTGAAGGTTTTGTCTCTCAGGTCTTTTGGCCTTGAATTGGATGCAGTTCTTAACATCCTTGGGTGGTTTCCCTTTCTGGAAAAGCTCTACATAATT TTCCACAAACATAAGGAGATGAATAATGAAAATGAGCATCGGTATGACCCACTACATCCAATTGAATGCCTCGAGACCCATCTCAAAAAAGTTGTGTTTAAGTCATTTGTAGGCCATGATAAACAAGTTAACTTTCCCACGTTCTTTATTTTGAATGCAAAG GAAATACACCCAATTAGCTTTCAAACTGCATGCGCACTGTGA